The proteins below come from a single Acidobacteriota bacterium genomic window:
- a CDS encoding DPP IV N-terminal domain-containing protein, which yields MRAYRSRHAPAAIVLASILAVMGCESGRQAGPDADDYLAAAALVEGNLLRLLHNAEVAPHWLDPGSGAGFWYQRHGDMGPELAVFDLQTRSRRPAFDHARMAASIAEALTEAGAEVADAEPPTLEGLVDLRLSGSLTKLTGRADAHRIECSVFDYRCEAEEIPPREPDGQPGKWPAPGARLAVLTRDNDLFLYSFMTGDETRLTFDGEPYYSYGKWPDSSPMTIAARNKGLSLPPYLTEWSPGGRYLLVPRIDERSVKTVPFVEWVPTDGSRRPVAHTLRLPLAGDAETTGVDWFLFDTEKGGRLRVDFDRESLPEALRTLEFVGHDVEWDLERERLYLLAAGYAGKSGALVAVDIESGRATPLVWETSETRVERNTRTSSHANVRFVRGPKDERWVLWYSDRTGWGHLYLYELTEDGSADLLGALTTGDWAVLDIIEVDETDRQVYFTGGGREPDRDPYFRHLYRVSFDPASSGAGEVILLTPNEADHHFDPDFFWFRRSRFGFTWPDSSIRTELGVFLDTYSTVDRAPVTVLRSTEDGEVLAEVEKADTSALFRAGYTPPERRAFTAADGETDVYSVYYAPQRRVEGGRHPVIDAVYGGPQVAVAPRNFVEAVAAFNPATEAALARLGFAVVVSDGRGTPGRSSAFRDAGYPEFTRVGIEDHVAAIRQWAELKPGMDLERVGIYGWSWGGTFAAQAILSRPEFYDVAVSGAGVYDYAAMSPGNMNFIGAPVYVDGSRIRTRPDEAPENWEALDITRMAGNLEGRLLLMYGDMDLSVPQAQTFRLVDALIQENKPYDLLALPNRDHGAGWDVYTLLRTWDYFVEHLLGAEPPRGVTFELESAFPNLEPDGP from the coding sequence GTGCGAGCTTACCGCAGCCGCCACGCTCCGGCAGCCATCGTGCTGGCATCGATTCTCGCTGTCATGGGCTGTGAGAGCGGTCGACAAGCCGGACCGGACGCGGACGATTACTTGGCCGCGGCGGCGCTCGTCGAAGGCAACCTGCTCCGCCTGCTCCACAACGCGGAGGTCGCCCCGCACTGGCTCGACCCGGGCAGCGGAGCAGGTTTCTGGTACCAGCGCCATGGCGACATGGGCCCCGAACTCGCGGTGTTCGACCTCCAGACGCGGTCACGCCGTCCCGCGTTCGACCATGCGCGGATGGCCGCGTCGATCGCCGAGGCTCTGACCGAGGCCGGCGCGGAGGTCGCCGACGCGGAACCGCCGACCCTGGAGGGTCTGGTCGACCTCCGGCTCTCGGGCAGCCTGACGAAGCTGACAGGCCGCGCTGACGCCCACCGCATCGAGTGCTCCGTGTTCGACTACCGCTGCGAGGCGGAGGAGATCCCGCCGAGAGAGCCGGACGGACAGCCTGGCAAGTGGCCGGCCCCGGGCGCAAGGTTGGCGGTCCTGACCCGTGACAACGATCTGTTCCTGTACAGCTTCATGACCGGCGACGAGACCCGGCTCACGTTCGACGGCGAGCCCTACTACTCCTACGGCAAGTGGCCGGATTCATCGCCGATGACGATCGCGGCCAGGAACAAGGGGCTGTCGCTACCTCCCTACCTGACCGAGTGGTCTCCGGGCGGCCGCTACCTGCTGGTGCCGCGAATCGACGAGCGATCGGTGAAGACCGTCCCCTTCGTGGAGTGGGTGCCCACCGATGGCAGTCGCCGACCCGTCGCGCACACGCTACGTCTGCCGCTGGCCGGCGATGCCGAAACCACGGGTGTCGACTGGTTCCTTTTCGATACCGAGAAAGGCGGGCGGTTGCGGGTCGACTTCGACCGTGAATCGCTCCCGGAAGCTCTCCGCACGTTGGAGTTCGTGGGCCACGACGTCGAGTGGGACCTGGAGCGTGAACGGCTGTACCTGCTGGCGGCGGGCTACGCCGGCAAGAGTGGCGCCCTGGTCGCGGTCGACATCGAGTCGGGCAGGGCCACGCCGTTGGTGTGGGAGACGAGCGAGACGCGGGTCGAAAGGAACACCCGCACGTCCAGCCACGCGAACGTGCGATTCGTGCGGGGGCCGAAGGACGAACGATGGGTGTTGTGGTACTCGGACCGCACCGGCTGGGGACACCTTTATCTCTACGAACTCACCGAGGACGGTTCCGCCGATCTGCTGGGTGCGCTCACCACGGGCGACTGGGCGGTGCTCGACATCATCGAGGTCGACGAGACGGATCGGCAGGTCTACTTCACGGGCGGCGGCCGCGAGCCGGACCGGGATCCATACTTCCGCCACCTCTACCGTGTGTCGTTCGATCCTGCCTCGTCCGGGGCCGGCGAAGTGATCTTGCTCACCCCGAACGAGGCCGACCACCACTTCGATCCCGACTTTTTCTGGTTCAGGCGGAGCCGGTTCGGGTTCACCTGGCCGGACTCGTCGATTCGGACCGAACTCGGCGTCTTCCTCGACACCTACTCGACGGTCGATCGCGCGCCGGTCACCGTGCTGCGGTCCACCGAGGACGGGGAGGTGCTGGCGGAGGTCGAAAAGGCCGACACCTCGGCGCTCTTCAGGGCGGGCTACACACCGCCTGAGCGCAGGGCCTTCACCGCCGCGGACGGAGAGACGGACGTTTACTCGGTCTACTACGCGCCGCAGAGGAGGGTCGAGGGCGGCCGTCATCCGGTGATCGACGCCGTCTACGGAGGCCCCCAGGTGGCCGTGGCGCCGCGGAACTTTGTGGAAGCCGTGGCCGCATTCAACCCGGCGACCGAGGCGGCGCTCGCGCGGCTGGGTTTCGCGGTCGTGGTCTCGGACGGGCGCGGCACGCCGGGGCGCTCCAGCGCCTTTCGCGACGCGGGCTACCCGGAGTTCACGCGCGTCGGCATCGAGGACCACGTGGCCGCGATCCGGCAGTGGGCGGAACTCAAGCCCGGGATGGACCTCGAACGGGTGGGGATCTACGGCTGGTCCTGGGGTGGGACCTTCGCGGCTCAGGCCATCCTCAGCCGACCCGAGTTCTACGATGTCGCCGTTTCCGGAGCCGGCGTCTACGACTACGCCGCGATGTCCCCCGGCAACATGAACTTCATCGGGGCACCGGTCTACGTTGATGGCAGCAGGATCCGGACCCGACCGGACGAGGCTCCCGAGAACTGGGAGGCCCTCGACATCACCAGAATGGCGGGAAACCTGGAGGGGCGGCTCTTGCTCATGTACGGAGATATGGACCTGAGCGTCCCCCAGGCACAGACCTTTCGGCTGGTCGACGCCCTGATCCAGGAGAACAAGCCGTACGATCTCCTCGCTCTGCCGAACCGTGACCACGGTGCCGGTTGGGACGTGTACACCCTGCTCCGCACCTGGGACTACT